Proteins co-encoded in one Paracoccus aestuarii genomic window:
- the cbiB gene encoding adenosylcobinamide-phosphate synthase CbiB, which translates to MAAIALTALILDALIGWPAAWFRRVGHPVTWAGRLIAALDRGLNRGAARRAKGAMTVVLVLAAAVVPAALLQAWLGPWVAAVLAWPLVAARSLDQHLRAVLVPLRAGDIAGARAATAMIVGRDLRRADAAALSRASLESLAENASDGIIAPLFWAAVGGLPGIAAYKAINTMDSMIGHRTPRHADFGMVAARLDDAANLIPARLTAGLIALASGRRAAWTVAWRDAGAHRSPNAGWPEGAMAGALGIRLSGPRVYGDRVAEEPWLNAGAPDPGPADLARGIALIRRAVALAGLGLLALALI; encoded by the coding sequence ATGGCCGCGATCGCGCTGACGGCGCTGATCCTGGATGCGCTGATCGGCTGGCCCGCGGCCTGGTTCCGGCGCGTGGGCCACCCCGTCACCTGGGCCGGGCGGCTGATCGCGGCGCTGGACCGGGGGCTGAACCGGGGGGCCGCGCGCCGGGCCAAGGGGGCGATGACGGTGGTGCTGGTCCTGGCCGCGGCGGTGGTGCCCGCGGCCCTGCTGCAGGCCTGGCTGGGGCCGTGGGTGGCGGCAGTGCTGGCATGGCCTTTGGTCGCGGCGCGGTCGCTGGACCAGCATCTGCGCGCGGTTCTGGTCCCGCTGCGGGCGGGCGACATCGCGGGGGCGCGGGCGGCGACGGCGATGATCGTGGGGCGCGACCTGCGCCGCGCCGACGCCGCCGCCCTGTCCCGCGCCAGCCTGGAGAGCCTGGCCGAGAATGCCAGCGACGGCATCATCGCACCGCTGTTCTGGGCGGCGGTGGGCGGGCTGCCGGGGATTGCGGCCTACAAGGCGATCAACACGATGGATTCGATGATCGGCCACCGCACCCCGCGCCATGCAGATTTCGGCATGGTCGCGGCGCGGCTGGACGATGCGGCCAACCTGATCCCGGCGCGGCTGACGGCGGGGCTGATCGCGCTGGCATCGGGGCGGCGGGCGGCCTGGACGGTGGCCTGGCGCGATGCGGGGGCGCATCGGTCCCCCAATGCCGGCTGGCCCGAAGGCGCGATGGCGGGCGCGCTCGGCATCCGCCTGTCGGGGCCGCGCGTCTATGGCGACCGCGTCGCGGAGGAACCGTGGCTGAACGCCGGCGCGCCCGATCCCGGCCCGGCCGATCTGGCCCGCGGGATCGCGCTGATCCGGCGGGCGGTGGCGCTGGCCGGGCTGGGCCTGCTGGCCCTGGCCCTGATCTGA
- a CDS encoding transglutaminase-like domain-containing protein, producing MRMKIDVTLDYAMSNPGPALLVIEAAGVQGQVLNRATIDLGNPQKLARVPAEEGIGERLILRVAERLTCRYSAEVEVTRPRPDLRSLRAAEMEDMPGDALRYLLPSRYCQAERFTHFTGSRFEGLTGGALVAEMRDWVERNLDYVAGASDGNTTAADTFLDRRGVCRDYAHLLVALCRAAQIPARIASVYAPPVHPQDFHAVAQVYLNHEWHLVDPTGMATADQMALVAVGRDATDVAFLTTVSDTELVTQRVEVTPL from the coding sequence ATGCGGATGAAGATCGACGTGACGCTGGACTATGCCATGAGCAATCCCGGTCCGGCCTTGCTGGTGATCGAGGCCGCGGGCGTGCAGGGCCAGGTGCTGAACCGCGCCACCATCGACCTGGGCAACCCCCAGAAGCTGGCCCGTGTCCCCGCCGAGGAAGGCATCGGCGAGCGGCTGATCCTGCGCGTGGCCGAACGCCTGACCTGCCGCTATTCGGCCGAGGTCGAGGTGACGCGCCCGCGCCCCGATCTGCGCAGCCTGCGCGCCGCCGAGATGGAGGACATGCCCGGCGACGCGCTGCGCTATCTGCTGCCCTCGCGCTATTGCCAGGCCGAGCGGTTCACCCATTTCACCGGATCGCGGTTCGAGGGGCTGACCGGCGGCGCCCTGGTCGCCGAGATGCGCGATTGGGTCGAGCGCAACCTGGACTATGTGGCGGGCGCCAGCGACGGCAACACGACCGCGGCGGACACCTTCCTGGACCGGCGGGGGGTGTGCCGCGACTATGCGCATCTGCTGGTCGCGCTGTGCCGGGCGGCCCAGATCCCCGCGCGCATCGCCAGCGTCTATGCGCCCCCGGTCCATCCGCAGGATTTCCATGCCGTGGCGCAGGTCTATCTGAACCATGAATGGCACCTGGTCGATCCGACCGGCATGGCCACGGCCGATCAGATGGCGCTGGTGGCGGTGGGCCGCGATGCGACCGACGTTGCGTTCCTGACGACCGTCTCGGACACGGAGCTGGTCACGCAGCGGGTCGAGGTGACGCCGCTCTGA
- a CDS encoding acetyl/propionyl/methylcrotonyl-CoA carboxylase subunit alpha translates to MFDKILIANRGEIACRVIDTCRRMGVATVAVYSDADRAARHVEMADEAVHLGGPAPADSYLRGDRVIAAARATGAQAIHPGYGFLSENPDFVDAVTAAGLVFIGPSADAIRAMGLKDAAKALMEQAGVPVVPGYHGTDQDPGHLADQAARIGYPVLIKAVAGGGGKGMRRVDDPARFAEALNSARAEAQGAFGNPAVLIEKYILQPRHIEMQVFGDGSRAVHLYERDCSLQRRHQKVIEEAPAPGMTPEVRRAMGDAAVRAAEAIGYAGAGTIEFIVDGADGLRPDGFWFMEMNTRLQVEHPVTEAITGIDLVEWQLRVASGESLPARQEEITVTGHAFEARLYAEDVPAGFLPATGRLAHLRFPDAARIETGVRPGDVISPWYDPMIAKVVTHGPTRAVALQALERALVDTEVAGSVTNIDFLIALARHPGFRRGDVDTGLIARDMNALLAQPDGDARAMVLGVIGLAGLADPGRRGGVTLWQPLRRTVTWDGGQALLEVLGPGAARVTLDRPHEVRWQGGRWWVDGDLCRDRIVAHDAGISVFGGRVVHLTALDPLDRQGADGGGDGLTRSPMPGLVRAVDVAAGQAVRAGDRLAVLEAMKMEHALTALRDGVVAEVLVAAGDQVEAGAPLIRLEPEDG, encoded by the coding sequence ATGTTCGACAAGATCCTGATCGCCAATCGCGGCGAGATCGCCTGCCGCGTCATCGACACCTGCCGCCGGATGGGGGTGGCGACGGTCGCCGTCTATTCCGATGCCGACCGCGCCGCCCGCCATGTCGAGATGGCCGACGAGGCGGTGCATCTGGGCGGCCCGGCCCCCGCCGACAGCTATCTGCGCGGCGACCGGGTCATCGCGGCGGCGCGCGCCACGGGGGCGCAGGCGATCCATCCGGGCTATGGCTTTCTGTCCGAGAACCCGGATTTCGTCGATGCCGTCACCGCGGCGGGGCTGGTCTTCATCGGCCCCTCGGCCGATGCGATCCGGGCGATGGGGCTGAAGGATGCCGCCAAGGCGCTGATGGAACAGGCGGGCGTGCCGGTCGTGCCGGGCTATCACGGCACGGATCAGGACCCGGGCCATCTGGCGGATCAGGCCGCGCGGATCGGCTATCCGGTGCTGATCAAGGCCGTGGCGGGCGGCGGCGGCAAGGGGATGCGGCGCGTCGACGACCCCGCCCGCTTTGCCGAGGCGCTGAACAGCGCGCGGGCCGAGGCGCAGGGCGCCTTCGGCAACCCCGCCGTGCTGATCGAGAAATACATCCTCCAGCCCCGCCATATCGAGATGCAGGTCTTCGGCGACGGCAGCCGCGCCGTGCATCTCTACGAACGCGACTGTTCGCTGCAGCGCCGCCACCAGAAGGTGATCGAGGAGGCCCCGGCCCCCGGCATGACGCCGGAGGTCCGCCGCGCCATGGGCGACGCCGCCGTGCGCGCCGCCGAGGCGATCGGCTATGCCGGGGCAGGCACGATCGAATTCATCGTGGACGGCGCCGACGGCCTGCGCCCCGACGGCTTCTGGTTCATGGAGATGAACACCCGCCTGCAGGTGGAACACCCCGTGACCGAGGCGATCACCGGCATCGACCTGGTCGAATGGCAGCTGCGCGTGGCCAGCGGCGAATCCCTGCCCGCCCGACAGGAGGAGATCACGGTCACCGGCCATGCCTTCGAGGCGCGGCTCTATGCCGAGGACGTGCCGGCGGGGTTCCTGCCTGCCACGGGGCGGCTGGCGCATCTGCGCTTTCCCGATGCCGCGCGGATCGAGACAGGGGTGCGGCCCGGCGACGTGATCAGCCCCTGGTATGATCCGATGATCGCCAAGGTGGTGACGCATGGCCCGACCCGCGCCGTGGCGCTGCAGGCGCTGGAACGCGCGCTGGTCGATACCGAGGTCGCGGGGTCGGTCACCAATATCGACTTCCTGATCGCCTTGGCCCGCCATCCGGGCTTTAGGCGCGGCGATGTCGATACCGGCCTGATCGCCCGCGACATGAATGCCCTGCTGGCCCAGCCCGATGGCGATGCCCGGGCCATGGTGCTGGGGGTGATCGGCCTGGCCGGTCTGGCCGATCCGGGCAGGCGCGGGGGCGTGACCCTGTGGCAGCCGCTGCGCCGGACCGTGACATGGGATGGTGGCCAGGCCCTGCTGGAGGTTCTGGGCCCCGGCGCCGCCCGCGTCACGCTGGACCGCCCGCACGAGGTCCGCTGGCAGGGCGGGCGCTGGTGGGTGGATGGCGATCTCTGCCGCGACCGGATCGTGGCGCATGATGCGGGGATCAGCGTCTTCGGCGGGCGGGTCGTGCATCTGACCGCGCTGGACCCCTTGGACCGCCAAGGCGCGGATGGCGGCGGCGACGGGCTGACGCGGTCGCCCATGCCGGGGCTGGTGCGCGCGGTGGACGTGGCCGCGGGCCAGGCCGTGCGCGCCGGCGACCGCCTGGCCGTGCTGGAGGCGATGAAGATGGAACATGCCCTGACCGCGCTGCGCGACGGCGTCGTGGCCGAGGTGCTGGTGGCCGCGGGCGATCAGGTCGAGGCCGGCGCCCCCCTGATCCGGCTGGAGCCCGAGGATGGCTGA
- a CDS encoding histidine phosphatase family protein, whose amino-acid sequence MRLTILRHAPIIGDGRVVGRRDLPADCTGAGALAPHLPRGAQVLVSPALRCRQTAAALSLTPDRAEPALWEQDLGAWQGLPFDRLPDLGPLPPQALARHRPEGAESFDDMAARVVPLLRGLDRDTLIVAHAGTVRAALSMVVGPAALAFSVDPLSMTVLRRAGSDWAVEATNITLGAA is encoded by the coding sequence ATGCGGCTGACCATCCTGCGCCATGCACCGATCATCGGCGACGGCCGCGTGGTGGGCCGGCGCGACCTGCCCGCCGATTGCACGGGCGCGGGGGCGCTGGCGCCGCACCTGCCCCGCGGTGCGCAGGTGCTGGTCAGCCCGGCGCTGCGCTGTCGCCAGACGGCGGCGGCCCTGTCACTGACACCCGACCGGGCGGAGCCCGCGCTGTGGGAACAGGACTTGGGCGCGTGGCAGGGCCTGCCCTTCGACCGCCTGCCCGATCTGGGGCCCCTGCCGCCCCAGGCCTTGGCCCGCCACCGGCCGGAGGGCGCCGAAAGCTTCGACGACATGGCGGCCCGGGTCGTCCCGTTGCTGCGCGGGCTGGATCGCGACACGCTGATCGTGGCCCATGCGGGCACCGTGCGCGCGGCGCTGTCGATGGTGGTGGGGCCCGCCGCGCTGGCCTTTTCGGTCGATCCGCTGTCGATGACCGTCCTGCGCCGCGCCGGGTCCGATTGGGCCGTCGAGGCGACCAACATCACCCTCGGGGCCGCCTGA
- a CDS encoding isovaleryl-CoA dehydrogenase — protein sequence MFSKGMEFDLGDDVNALRDMVHRWAQDRVAPLAAETDRSNAFPNQLWTEMGDLGLLGITVAEEFGGAGMGYLAHVIATEEIARASASISLSYGAHSNLCVNQIKLNGTDEQRAKYLPDLCSGKAVGALAMSEEGAGSDVVGMKLRAEKRNDRYVLNGSKYWITNAPDAQTLVVYAKTDPDAGSKGITAFIVERGMAGFSTSPHFDKLGMRGSNTGELIFENCEIPFENVLGEEGRGVRVLMSGLDYERVVLSGIGTGIMAACLDEVMPYVAERRQFGQPIGSFQLMQAKIADMYVALNTARAYVYEVARACDAGRVTRQDAAGAVLYASEQAMVQAHQAVQAMGGAGFLNDSAVSRLFRDAKLMEIGAGTSEIRRMLIGRELVGLV from the coding sequence ATGTTCTCGAAGGGCATGGAATTCGATCTGGGCGATGACGTGAACGCGCTGCGCGACATGGTGCATCGGTGGGCGCAGGACCGCGTCGCGCCCCTGGCCGCCGAAACCGACCGCAGCAACGCCTTTCCCAACCAGCTCTGGACCGAGATGGGCGATCTGGGCCTGCTGGGCATCACCGTGGCCGAGGAGTTCGGCGGCGCGGGCATGGGCTATCTGGCCCATGTCATCGCCACCGAGGAGATTGCGCGGGCCAGCGCCTCGATCAGCCTGTCCTATGGGGCGCATTCGAATCTCTGCGTGAACCAGATCAAGCTGAACGGCACGGATGAACAGCGCGCGAAATACCTGCCCGACCTGTGCAGCGGCAAGGCGGTCGGCGCCTTGGCCATGTCCGAGGAGGGCGCGGGCAGCGATGTCGTCGGCATGAAGCTGCGGGCCGAGAAGCGGAACGACCGCTATGTGCTGAACGGCAGCAAATACTGGATCACCAACGCGCCCGACGCGCAGACGCTGGTCGTCTATGCCAAGACCGACCCGGATGCGGGGTCCAAGGGCATCACGGCCTTCATCGTCGAACGCGGCATGGCGGGGTTTTCGACCAGCCCGCATTTCGACAAGCTGGGGATGCGCGGGTCGAACACGGGCGAGCTGATCTTCGAAAATTGCGAGATCCCCTTCGAGAACGTCCTCGGCGAGGAGGGGCGCGGCGTGCGCGTCCTGATGTCGGGGCTGGATTACGAACGCGTGGTCCTGTCGGGGATCGGCACGGGCATCATGGCCGCCTGCCTGGACGAGGTGATGCCCTATGTCGCCGAACGCCGCCAGTTCGGCCAGCCGATTGGGTCCTTCCAGCTGATGCAGGCCAAGATCGCCGACATGTATGTCGCGCTGAACACCGCGCGGGCCTATGTCTACGAGGTCGCGCGGGCCTGCGATGCGGGCCGCGTGACGCGCCAGGACGCGGCGGGGGCGGTGCTCTATGCCAGCGAACAGGCGATGGTGCAGGCCCATCAGGCCGTCCAGGCCATGGGCGGGGCAGGTTTCCTGAACGACAGCGCCGTCAGCCGCCTGTTCCGCGACGCCAAGTTGATGGAGATCGGCGCCGGCACCAGCGAGATCCGGCGCATGCTGATCGGGCGCGAGCTGGTGGGCCTGGTCTGA
- a CDS encoding hydroxymethylglutaryl-CoA lyase has product MAERVEIFEMGPRDGLQNEARLIPAADKIALVDMLSAAGFAHIEVTSFVPAAWVPQMADGAQVMAGIARRAGVRYAALTPNLRGYHAARAAGADMVAVFASASEGFSRANLNASIADSLTRMEPVAAQARADGVGLRGYVSVVTDCPFDGPTPPDAVARVAAALRDMGCDQISLGDTIGQARPEAIDAMLAAVLEELPADRLAGHYHDTAGRALANVDASLARGLRVFDAAVGGLGGCPYAPGAAGNVATEALADHLAARGYDHGLDRAAIRRAADFARSLRKRPDA; this is encoded by the coding sequence ATGGCTGAGCGGGTCGAGATTTTCGAGATGGGCCCCCGCGACGGGCTGCAGAACGAGGCGCGGCTGATCCCCGCCGCCGACAAGATCGCGCTGGTCGACATGCTGTCGGCCGCGGGCTTCGCGCATATCGAGGTGACCAGCTTCGTCCCCGCGGCCTGGGTGCCGCAGATGGCCGACGGCGCGCAGGTCATGGCCGGGATCGCGCGGCGGGCGGGCGTCCGCTATGCGGCGCTGACGCCGAACCTGCGCGGCTATCACGCGGCGCGGGCGGCGGGGGCGGACATGGTGGCGGTCTTTGCCAGCGCCTCGGAAGGGTTCAGCCGGGCGAACCTGAACGCCTCGATCGCCGACAGCCTGACGCGGATGGAACCCGTCGCGGCGCAGGCGCGGGCCGACGGGGTTGGCCTGCGCGGCTATGTCAGCGTGGTGACGGATTGCCCCTTCGACGGGCCGACCCCGCCCGATGCGGTGGCCCGCGTCGCCGCCGCCCTGCGCGACATGGGCTGCGACCAGATCAGTTTGGGCGACACGATCGGCCAGGCCCGCCCGGAGGCCATAGACGCGATGCTGGCCGCCGTGCTGGAGGAGCTGCCCGCCGACCGGCTGGCCGGGCATTACCACGACACGGCCGGGCGGGCGCTGGCCAATGTCGATGCCAGCCTGGCGCGCGGGCTGCGGGTCTTCGACGCGGCGGTGGGGGGGCTGGGGGGCTGTCCCTATGCGCCCGGCGCTGCGGGCAATGTCGCGACCGAGGCCTTGGCCGACCATCTGGCCGCCCGGGGCTATGACCACGGCCTGGACAGGGCCGCCATCCGCCGGGCCGCCGATTTCGCCCGCAGCCTCAGAAAGCGTCCCGATGCCTGA
- a CDS encoding AMP-binding protein: MARLLHHADHARLRRDFRWTLPDRLNMADQCLAHAPDRVAIIEHDGAPRPVTFGALAAMTARLAHAIGAAAGDRVGVLRTQSAWTAAAHLAVWKSAAISVPLFKLFGPDALDLRLTDAGVTTVITDPEGRAMLAPFPHLRVIVPEDGLADAGPFATRPTGPEDPAVIIYTSGTTGAPKGALHGHRMLTGHLPGVEMSHDLLGQPGDVIWTPADWAWIGGLFDVAMPGLALGVPVVAARMPKFDPDAVARLIADCAIRNVFFPPTALKMLKAAGVTLPGLRSVASGGETLGAPMLDWGREAFGLTINEFYGQTECNMVASSASAMFPPRPGAIGKAVPGFDVAVIDDAGQPTDAEGDIAIRRGAGSMMLGYWRNADATAAKFRGDWMVTGDRGVIQDGYIRFKGRDDDVITSAGYRIGPSEIEDCLLRHPAVAQAGVIGKPDPIRTEIVKAYVVLRAGHAPSDALAAELQDHARRLCAAHSYPREIAFLDALPLTVTGKVMRRELRQLALAEETAR, translated from the coding sequence ATGGCGCGGCTGCTGCATCACGCCGACCATGCGCGGCTGCGCCGGGATTTCCGCTGGACCTTGCCCGACCGGCTGAACATGGCCGATCAATGCCTGGCCCATGCGCCGGACCGCGTGGCGATCATCGAGCATGACGGCGCGCCCCGGCCGGTGACCTTCGGCGCGCTGGCCGCGATGACCGCCCGGCTGGCCCATGCGATCGGGGCGGCTGCGGGCGACCGGGTGGGGGTGCTTCGGACGCAATCGGCCTGGACGGCGGCGGCGCATCTGGCGGTGTGGAAATCGGCGGCGATCTCGGTGCCGCTGTTCAAGCTCTTCGGGCCCGACGCGCTGGACCTGCGGCTGACCGATGCGGGCGTCACGACCGTCATCACCGACCCGGAGGGGCGCGCCATGCTGGCCCCGTTCCCCCATCTGCGCGTGATCGTCCCCGAGGACGGCCTGGCCGATGCCGGCCCCTTCGCCACGCGCCCCACCGGCCCCGAGGATCCGGCGGTGATCATCTACACCTCCGGCACGACGGGGGCGCCCAAGGGCGCGCTGCACGGGCACCGGATGCTGACCGGCCACCTGCCCGGGGTCGAGATGTCGCATGACCTGCTGGGCCAGCCCGGCGACGTGATCTGGACGCCCGCGGACTGGGCCTGGATTGGCGGGCTGTTCGATGTGGCGATGCCGGGGCTGGCGCTCGGGGTGCCGGTCGTGGCCGCCCGGATGCCGAAATTCGACCCGGATGCCGTGGCCCGGCTGATCGCGGATTGCGCCATCCGCAACGTCTTCTTTCCGCCGACCGCGCTGAAGATGCTGAAGGCCGCGGGGGTCACCCTGCCGGGGCTGCGCAGCGTCGCATCCGGGGGCGAGACGCTCGGCGCGCCGATGCTGGATTGGGGGCGCGAGGCCTTCGGGCTGACCATCAACGAATTCTACGGCCAGACGGAATGCAACATGGTCGCATCCTCGGCCTCGGCGATGTTTCCGCCGCGCCCCGGTGCCATCGGCAAGGCCGTGCCCGGATTCGACGTGGCCGTGATCGACGATGCGGGCCAACCCACGGATGCCGAGGGCGACATCGCCATCCGTCGCGGCGCGGGGTCGATGATGCTGGGCTATTGGCGGAACGCTGATGCGACGGCGGCCAAGTTCCGCGGCGACTGGATGGTGACCGGGGACCGGGGCGTGATCCAGGACGGATACATCCGCTTCAAGGGCCGCGACGACGACGTGATCACATCCGCCGGTTACCGCATCGGCCCGTCGGAGATCGAGGATTGCCTGCTGCGCCATCCCGCCGTCGCGCAGGCGGGGGTGATCGGCAAGCCCGACCCGATCCGGACCGAGATCGTCAAGGCCTATGTCGTCCTGCGCGCGGGCCATGCGCCCTCGGACGCGCTGGCCGCTGAGTTGCAGGACCATGCCCGACGGCTCTGCGCCGCCCATTCCTATCCGCGAGAGATCGCCTTTCTGGACGCGCTGCCCCTGACCGTCACCGGCAAGGTGATGCGGCGCGAATTGCGACAACTGGCCTTGGCCGAGGAGACCGCCCGATGA
- a CDS encoding carboxyl transferase domain-containing protein, translated as MKLSSAALPSSDAFRANREAHLAMLDQVREAAQAAAAGGGPKALERHTSRGKMPPRERVANLLDPGSPFLEVGATAAHGMYDGAAPAAGVIAGVGLVHGQQVMVVANDATVKGGTYYPMTVKKHLRAQEIAEECHLPCLYLVDSGGANLPNQDEVFPDRDHFGRIFFNQARMSAKGIPQIAVVMGSCTAGGAYVPAMSDVTIIVRGQGTIFLAGPPLVKAATGEVVTAEDLGGGDVHTRLSGVADYLAEDDAHALAMARRAVSHLNRRMPDTVLWQSPEPPAYDPAEILGVVPADLRTPYDIREVIARIVDGSRFDEFKARFGETLVTGFAHVEGCPVGIVANNGVLFSEAAQKGAHFIELCSQRGIPLVFLQNITGFMVGRKYENEGIARHGAKMVTAVATTNVPKITMLVGGSFGAGNYGMSGRAYSPRFLWTWPNSRISVMGGEQAAGVLATVRRDGIERAGGQWSAEEEAEFKRPTIEMFERQSHPLYASARLWDDGIVDPRLSREVLALSLRASLNAPIEPTRFGLFRM; from the coding sequence ATGAAACTGAGCTCTGCCGCGCTACCCTCCTCGGACGCCTTCCGCGCCAATCGCGAGGCCCATCTGGCCATGCTGGACCAGGTGCGCGAGGCCGCCCAGGCCGCCGCCGCCGGGGGCGGCCCCAAGGCGTTGGAACGTCACACCAGCCGCGGCAAGATGCCCCCGCGCGAACGGGTGGCGAACCTGCTGGATCCCGGCTCGCCCTTCCTGGAGGTGGGCGCGACCGCCGCGCATGGCATGTATGACGGCGCGGCCCCTGCGGCGGGGGTGATCGCGGGCGTGGGCCTTGTCCATGGCCAGCAGGTGATGGTCGTGGCCAATGACGCGACGGTCAAGGGCGGCACCTATTACCCAATGACGGTCAAGAAACACCTGCGCGCGCAGGAGATCGCCGAGGAATGCCATCTGCCCTGCCTCTATCTGGTCGATAGCGGCGGCGCGAACCTGCCCAACCAAGACGAGGTGTTCCCCGACCGCGACCATTTCGGGCGCATCTTCTTCAACCAGGCGCGGATGTCGGCCAAGGGCATCCCTCAGATCGCCGTGGTCATGGGATCCTGCACCGCCGGCGGGGCCTATGTGCCCGCCATGTCGGATGTGACCATCATCGTGCGCGGGCAGGGCACGATCTTTCTGGCCGGTCCCCCCTTGGTCAAGGCCGCGACGGGCGAGGTCGTCACCGCCGAGGATCTGGGCGGCGGCGACGTGCATACCCGCCTGTCCGGCGTGGCCGATTACCTGGCCGAGGATGACGCCCATGCCCTGGCCATGGCGCGCCGCGCCGTCAGCCATCTGAACCGGCGCATGCCCGACACAGTGCTGTGGCAATCGCCCGAACCCCCCGCCTACGATCCGGCCGAGATCCTGGGCGTCGTGCCCGCCGATCTGCGCACCCCCTATGACATCCGCGAGGTGATCGCCCGGATCGTCGACGGATCGCGCTTCGACGAGTTCAAGGCGCGCTTCGGCGAGACGCTGGTGACGGGCTTTGCCCATGTCGAGGGCTGCCCCGTGGGCATCGTCGCCAATAATGGCGTGCTGTTTTCCGAGGCCGCGCAGAAGGGCGCGCATTTCATCGAACTGTGCAGCCAGCGCGGCATCCCGCTGGTCTTCCTGCAGAACATCACCGGCTTCATGGTCGGCCGCAAATATGAAAACGAAGGCATCGCGCGGCACGGCGCCAAGATGGTCACGGCGGTGGCCACCACCAATGTGCCCAAGATCACCATGCTGGTCGGCGGCAGCTTCGGCGCGGGCAATTACGGCATGTCGGGCCGGGCCTACAGCCCCCGCTTCCTGTGGACCTGGCCCAACAGCCGGATCAGCGTCATGGGCGGCGAACAGGCGGCGGGCGTGCTGGCCACGGTGCGCCGCGACGGGATCGAACGCGCGGGCGGCCAATGGTCGGCCGAGGAGGAGGCCGAATTCAAGCGCCCCACCATCGAGATGTTCGAACGGCAGAGCCACCCGCTCTATGCCTCGGCGCGGCTCTGGGATGACGGGATCGTGGATCCGCGCCTGTCGCGCGAGGTGCTGGCCCTGTCCCTGCGCGCCAGCCTGAATGCGCCCATCGAGCCGACGCGCTTCGGCCTGTTCCGGATGTGA
- a CDS encoding ATP-binding protein, with protein sequence MAADLAQALNVRVSTHDRLDEGHRVSPGQAAAIGQILAELIGNAAKHGHPGHHPSMELTLEQQGRQLRLSLVDDGPGQPEGFDPDHSSGLGMQICLIYARQMDGRLDHGAGPEGGARFDVTLRLDDGIAA encoded by the coding sequence CTGGCCGCCGATCTGGCGCAGGCGCTGAACGTGCGTGTCAGCACGCATGACCGGCTGGACGAGGGGCACCGCGTCTCGCCCGGGCAGGCGGCGGCGATCGGCCAGATCCTGGCCGAGCTGATCGGCAATGCCGCCAAGCACGGCCATCCCGGCCACCATCCCAGCATGGAGCTGACGCTGGAACAGCAGGGCCGCCAGCTGCGGCTGAGCCTGGTCGATGACGGCCCCGGCCAGCCCGAGGGGTTCGACCCCGACCATTCCAGCGGGCTGGGGATGCAGATCTGCCTGATCTATGCCCGCCAGATGGACGGTCGGCTGGATCACGGCGCGGGTCCGGAAGGCGGCGCGCGGTTCGACGTGACGCTGCGTCTGGATGACGGCATCGCGGCCTGA
- a CDS encoding lysozyme inhibitor LprI family protein yields the protein MRALLALALMAAPAWAQDPPPFDPAPVLACLEEDGQDCPGLAAAACMEGPGGSSTYGMSYCLGQELDFWDARLNEAYGRVGEQADAADAEQDRLGYQAPQQRPALRDMQRAWIALRDASCSYEASRWGGGTGAGPAYAECALSLTARQAMLLDGYLREGP from the coding sequence ATGCGCGCGCTGCTGGCCTTGGCGCTGATGGCGGCCCCGGCCTGGGCGCAGGATCCGCCGCCTTTCGATCCCGCCCCGGTCCTGGCCTGCCTGGAGGAGGATGGCCAGGACTGCCCGGGCCTGGCCGCCGCCGCCTGCATGGAGGGGCCGGGCGGGTCATCGACCTATGGCATGAGCTATTGCCTGGGGCAGGAGCTGGATTTCTGGGACGCGCGCCTGAACGAGGCCTATGGCCGCGTCGGCGAACAGGCGGATGCCGCGGATGCGGAACAGGACCGCTTGGGATACCAGGCCCCGCAGCAGCGCCCGGCCCTGCGCGACATGCAGCGCGCCTGGATCGCGTTACGCGACGCCTCCTGCAGCTACGAGGCGTCGCGTTGGGGCGGTGGCACCGGGGCGGGCCCGGCCTATGCGGAATGCGCGCTGAGCCTGACCGCGCGGCAGGCGATGCTGCTGGACGGCTATCTGCGCGAAGGTCCGTGA